GCCGACCATCGCCACCTTCATGCAGTACCTGCCGGCGGGGTTCCAGGGCAAGACCTATCGCAGCACCGACGCCACCGTGTACAGCGTGGTGGAAGGGCGCGGCACGGTGCGCATCGGCGATGCGCAGTTCCAGTTCGAGCCGCGCGACGTGTTCGTGGCGCCGTCGTGGGCGCCGGTGCAGCTCGGCGCGCTGGAAGACGCCGTGCTGTTCAGCTACTCCGACCGGCCGGTGCTGTCCGCGCTGAACCTGCTGCGCGAATCGCGCACCTGAGCCCGCCAATCCTGACCACAGCCGCCGGGCCGGCGCTCACCTGACAAATCCCTGGAAGCCTTGACCATGTCCTACGTCTTCACGCCCCCCGCCACCGTTGCCATCCCCGTTGCCGGCAGCGATGATCAGTTTGCCGTGCGCCGCGTCTATTGCGTCGGCCGCAACTACGCCGCCCACGCCCGCGAAATGGGCTTCGATCCCGACCGCGAGCCGCCGTTCTTCTTCTGCAAGCCCGCTGACGCCATCGTCCCGGTGCAGACCGGCACCACGCTTGACCTGCCGTATCCCGCGCAGACGCAGAACTACCACTACGAGGCCGAGCTGGTGGCCGTGATCGGCAAGGGCGGCTCGGATATCCCGGTCGAGCAGGCGCTCGAGCACGTGTGGGGCTACGCCGTCGGCCTCGACATGACTCGCCGCGACCTGCAGATGAAGATGCGCGAAATGGGCCGCCCCTGGGAAATCGGCAAGGCCTTCGACGCCTCTGCGCCGGTCGGCCCGATCCACCGCGCCAGCGACATCGGCCACCCGCAGCAGGCCGGCCTCTGGCTGACGGTCAATGGCGAAACGAAGCAGCGCAGCGATGTGTCGCACCTGATCTGGTCGGTGGCCGAGACCGTGGCCTACCTGTCGCAGTTCTTCCGCCTGGAACCGGGCGACGTCATCTTCACCGGCACGCCCGAAGGCGTGGGCGCGGTCAAGGCCGGCGACACCATGGTCACCGGCGTCGACGGGCTGGGCGAACTGACCGTGCGCGTGGTCTGACTTCACGCCACGCACAGCACACAGGCAATCCGACCATGCAGCTCTACAGTTTCTTCAACAGCTCGACGTCCTACCGCGTGCGTATCGCGCTGGCCCTCAAGGGCCTGCCGTATGACTACCTGGGCGTCAATATCCGCACCGGCCAGCACCGCGAGGCGGAGTATGTCGATGGCATCAACCCGTCCGCTTCCGTGCCCGCGCTGGTCGATGGCGACTTCACGCTGGGCCAGTCGTTCGCGATCATCGACTACCTGGACGCGCGCCATCCCGAGCCGCGCCTGCTGCCTCAGGATCCTGAGCAACGCGCGCGCGTGCTGGAGCTGTCGATGCTGGTCGGCTGCGATATCCATCCGGTCAACAACCTGCGCGTGCTGCGCTACCTGCAAGATGTGCTGAAGGCCATGCCCGAGCAGAAGGACGCCTGGTACCGCCACTGGATCGACGAAGGCATGGCCGGCGTCGAGCGGCTGCTGGCGCGCCACGGCCATGGCACTTGGTGCTTCGGCAATGCGCCCACGCTGGCCGATGTTGCGCTGGTGCCGCAGGTGGCCAACGCGCTGCGGATGGGCTGCGACCTCGGCCGCTACGAGCGCGCGATGGCCGTCTACGCCCATGCCAGCGCCCATCCCGCCTTTGCCCAGGCCGCGCCCGCGCGCCAGCCGGACTACACCGCCTAAGCACCGCCCAAGCACCGCCTGACGCCAGCGGCGCAGGCCAGGAGACAGACATGAGCAGCACCCACAACGCGACCAACAACGCGACCGGCAAGGTCCTCATCATCGGCGGCGGCATCGGCGGCCTGGCCGCGGCGCTGGCGCTGGCACGCCAGGGCATCCGCATCGAACTGCTGGAACAGGCCGAGCAGATCGGCGAGATCGGCGCCGGCATCCAGCTGGCCGCCAACGCCTTTGCCGCGCTGGACGCGCTGGGCGTGGGCGAGGCCGCGCGCGGCCGCGCGGTCTTTACCGACTACCTCAGCCTGCGCGACGCCATCGACACCAGCGTCATCGCGCAGGTCGATGTCGGGCAGGCGTACCGCGAGCGCTTCGGCAACCCGTACGCGGTGATCCATCGCGCCGACATCCACCTGTCGATCCTGGAGGCGGTGCAGGACCACCCGCTGATCACCTTCCGCACCAGCACCCGCGTGGAGCAACTGCTGCAGGACGACCACGGCGTGACCGTGATCGACCAGCATGGCGAGCACCACCGCGGCGACGCGGTGATCGGCTGCGACGGCGTCAAGTCCGCGATCCGCCAGGCGCTGATCGGCGACGAGGCGCGCGTGACCGGGCACGTGGTCTACCGCGCGGTGGTCGACGTGGCCAACATGCCGCAGGACCTGCAGGTCAACGCCCCGGTGGTATGGGCCGGCCCGCACTGCCATCTGGTGCACTACCCGCTGCGTGGCGGCCAGCAGTACAACCTGGTGGTGACCTTCCACAGCCGCGAGCAGGAAACCTGGGGCGTGCGCGACGGCAGCAAGGAAGAAGTGCTGTCGTACTTCGAGGGCATCCACCCGCTGCCGCACCAGATGCTGGACCGCCCGACCTCATGGAAGCGCTGGGCCACCGCCGACCGCGACCCGGTCGAGCGCTGGAGCTTCGGCCGCGCCACCATCCTTGGCGATGCCGCGCACCCGATGACCCAGTACGTGGCGCAGGGCGCCTGCCAGGCGCTGGAAGATGCCGTCACACTGGGCGCGGCGGTGAAGGCCGCGGATGGCGACTACGCCGCGGCCTTCAGGCTCTACGAGCAGGCGCGCATCCCGCGCACCGCGCGCGTGCTCTATGCCGCGCGCGACATGGGCCGCGTCTACCACGCCAGGGGCGTCGACCGCCTGGTGCGCAACAGCCTGTGGACCGGACGCACGCAGGCGCAGTTCTACGACGCGCTGCAATGGCTGCACGGCTGGCGCGCCGATAAATGCCTGAGCCCCACGCCCTGGCTGTAGGCCGCTGAGCGCGGCGTTCTTTCCGCGCTGAAAACCCTGATAGCGAGCTGGCGGCCGACGAAGCTGCCGCCCCTCTCTCGCCCCTGATCCTGGCAACAAGGAGGAGACACCATGCCTGCCAGCCAACCGCTCAACGTCACCGCGTTCATCGACCGCCAGCCGCTGTCGGCGTTCCAGGTGACCATCGTCGTACTGTGCTTTTTGATCGTCGCCGTCGACGGCTTCGATACCGCCGCGATCGGCTTTATCGCGCCCGCCATCCGCGCGGAATGGCAGCTGACGCCGGCACAGCTCGCGCCGCTGTTCGGCGCCGGTCTGGGCGGCCTGATGGCCGGCGCCTTCCTGTTCGGCCCGCTCGCGGACCGCTTCGGCCGCAAGGGCGTGCTGGTGCTGTCGGTGCTGTTCTTCGGTGCGGCCAGCCTGGCTTCGGCGTGGTCGCAAGACCTGTGGACGCTGGTGCTGCTGCGCTTCCTGACCGGGCTTGGCCTCGGTGGCGCCATGCCCAACGCGATCACGCTGACCTCCGAGTTCTGTCCGGACAAGCGCCGCTCCTTCCTGGTCACCACCATGTTCTGCGGCTTTACGCTAGGCTCCGCCTTCGGCGGCCTGGCCTCGGCCGGGCTGATCGACGCCTTCGGCTGGCGCTCGGTACTGGTGGTCGGCGGCGTGCTGCCGCTGCTGCTGGCGGTGGCGCTGGTCTGGATGCTGCCGGAATCGGTGCGCTACCTGGTGATGACCGGCAAGTCGCGCGAGCGCATCGTCGCTACGCTGCAGAAGATCGCACCGCATGAAGACCTGCGCAGCGCCACCTTCGCAATCGGCGAGCAGCGCGCCACCACCTCGCCGGTGCGGCACCTGTTCCGCCCCGAGCTGCTGCGCGGCACGCTGCTGTTCTGGCTGACGTTCTTCATGAGCCTGCTGGTGATCTACCTGCTGTCGAGCTGGCTGCCGACGCTGCTGCGCACGACCGGCCACTCGCTTCGGACGGCCGCACTGGTCACCACCATGTTCCAGGTGGGCGGCACGATTGGTGCCATCGCGCTGGGCTGGCTGATGGACCGGATCAATCCGCACTATGTGCTGGCCTCCAGCTATTCGCTGGCAGCGCTGTGCATCGCGGCGGTGGGCAGCTTTGCGTCAGAGCCGGTTGCCGCGGGCATTGCGGTGTTCCTGGCGGGGTTCTGCATCTCCGGGTCGCAGGTGGGGGCCAATGCGCTGTCGGCCAGCTTCTATCCGACGGATTGCCGCGCGACCGGCGTGAGCTGGGCCAACGGGGTGGGGCGCATGGGCTCCGTGGTCGGGTCCGTGGGCGGAGCGACGATGCTGTCGATGGGGCTGGGGATGCCGGCGCTGTTCGTGCTGATCGGGGTGCCGGCGCTGGTGGCAGGGATGTCGATGTTCTCGCTGGGGGTGGTCAGGCGGCAGAGGGTGGCGGAGAGGCTTGCGGTCTAGCCTGCCAAGCTGCTGGTTTGCTCCCCTCTCCCGCTTGCGGGAGAGGGGCCGGGGGTGAGGGCAGGCGCGTGGCAAGCATCGCGACGCGTCACTTTGTGGAGGCTCTGGCCCTCAGCCCAACCCTCTCCCGCGCGAAGCGTGTGTGGCTCGAATGCGGCGGCAAGTCGCCGCATATCGTCTTCGACGACTGCCCCGACCTCGACCGCGCTGCGCAGGCGGCAGCCATCGGCATCTTCAACAACCAGGGTGAGATCTGCATCGCCGGCTCGCGGCTCTATGTCCAGCGCGCCATCTACGATACGTTTATGGAGAAGCTGGAAGCCCATGCCCAAGCGATGCAGCCCGGCGATCCACTTGATCCTGCC
This genomic interval from Cupriavidus oxalaticus contains the following:
- a CDS encoding fumarylacetoacetate hydrolase family protein, producing MSYVFTPPATVAIPVAGSDDQFAVRRVYCVGRNYAAHAREMGFDPDREPPFFFCKPADAIVPVQTGTTLDLPYPAQTQNYHYEAELVAVIGKGGSDIPVEQALEHVWGYAVGLDMTRRDLQMKMREMGRPWEIGKAFDASAPVGPIHRASDIGHPQQAGLWLTVNGETKQRSDVSHLIWSVAETVAYLSQFFRLEPGDVIFTGTPEGVGAVKAGDTMVTGVDGLGELTVRVV
- a CDS encoding 3-hydroxybenzoate 6-monooxygenase, encoding MSSTHNATNNATGKVLIIGGGIGGLAAALALARQGIRIELLEQAEQIGEIGAGIQLAANAFAALDALGVGEAARGRAVFTDYLSLRDAIDTSVIAQVDVGQAYRERFGNPYAVIHRADIHLSILEAVQDHPLITFRTSTRVEQLLQDDHGVTVIDQHGEHHRGDAVIGCDGVKSAIRQALIGDEARVTGHVVYRAVVDVANMPQDLQVNAPVVWAGPHCHLVHYPLRGGQQYNLVVTFHSREQETWGVRDGSKEEVLSYFEGIHPLPHQMLDRPTSWKRWATADRDPVERWSFGRATILGDAAHPMTQYVAQGACQALEDAVTLGAAVKAADGDYAAAFRLYEQARIPRTARVLYAARDMGRVYHARGVDRLVRNSLWTGRTQAQFYDALQWLHGWRADKCLSPTPWL
- the maiA gene encoding maleylacetoacetate isomerase; the protein is MQLYSFFNSSTSYRVRIALALKGLPYDYLGVNIRTGQHREAEYVDGINPSASVPALVDGDFTLGQSFAIIDYLDARHPEPRLLPQDPEQRARVLELSMLVGCDIHPVNNLRVLRYLQDVLKAMPEQKDAWYRHWIDEGMAGVERLLARHGHGTWCFGNAPTLADVALVPQVANALRMGCDLGRYERAMAVYAHASAHPAFAQAAPARQPDYTA
- a CDS encoding MFS transporter, whose amino-acid sequence is MPASQPLNVTAFIDRQPLSAFQVTIVVLCFLIVAVDGFDTAAIGFIAPAIRAEWQLTPAQLAPLFGAGLGGLMAGAFLFGPLADRFGRKGVLVLSVLFFGAASLASAWSQDLWTLVLLRFLTGLGLGGAMPNAITLTSEFCPDKRRSFLVTTMFCGFTLGSAFGGLASAGLIDAFGWRSVLVVGGVLPLLLAVALVWMLPESVRYLVMTGKSRERIVATLQKIAPHEDLRSATFAIGEQRATTSPVRHLFRPELLRGTLLFWLTFFMSLLVIYLLSSWLPTLLRTTGHSLRTAALVTTMFQVGGTIGAIALGWLMDRINPHYVLASSYSLAALCIAAVGSFASEPVAAGIAVFLAGFCISGSQVGANALSASFYPTDCRATGVSWANGVGRMGSVVGSVGGATMLSMGLGMPALFVLIGVPALVAGMSMFSLGVVRRQRVAERLAV